The segment GGGGTCTTAAGAAATTAGAGGAAGAACTACTTCACCTTAAAACGGTTAAAAGACAAGAAGTTGCGGAAAGAATAAAACAAGCCAGGGAATTTGGGGATATCAGTGAAAATTCCGAGTATGAAGATGCTAAACACGAACAAGCATTTATTGAAGGCAGAATATTAACATTGGAGAAAAAATTACGTAATGCTAAACTAATTGATTCTGATGCAGTTGATACTCATGCTGTTAGTGTTGGCTCTAAAGTATTATTAAAGGATCTAGAATCTGGCGATGAATTTGAATATGTAATTGTTGGTTCAATGGAAGCAGACCCATTAGATTCAAAAATTTCAAATGAATCTCCAGTAGGCAAGGCAATTATAGGACATACAAGTGGTTCAGTTGTGGAAGTAGAAGTTCCTGTAGGCACTTTAAAATACGAAATCATGCAGATTTCCAAGTAAGTCAACGACATAATTACAGGGCTGCGGTTAGTTACCGTGAGTCCTGAATTTATTTTACAAAGATAGTTCCTGTTAATATATGGATTATGGACAGAAGGTTCATTAATGGAAATTGAACAATGACATGTCCCAAGGCCTAAAAGCATTGCATATAAATAAGGAGGGTAAGTAATCAATGGAAATGGAGTTTAATGAACTTATACAGATCAGAAGAGAAAAACTAAATGAATTTAAACAAAATGGGATAGATCCATTTGGAGGGAAATTTCATATTACCCATAAAGCTGAAGAGATTGTAGAAAAATTTGAAGTTTTGGATGGACAGCCAGTACAAATAGCTGGACGTATAATGACAAAAAGGGTTCAAGGTAAGGCAAGCTTTGGACATATACAGGATTTATCAGGACAAATACAGATTTATGCACAGTTAAATAATCTTGGTGAAGAAGTATATGCTTTATTTAAAAAGATGGATATTGGTGACATAATAGGAGTTGAGGGCACTATCTTCAAAACACGCCGTGGAGAAGTGACAGTTGAGGTACAT is part of the Desulfitibacter sp. BRH_c19 genome and harbors:
- a CDS encoding transcription elongation factor GreA, whose amino-acid sequence is MSTKDVILTVGGLKKLEEELLHLKTVKRQEVAERIKQAREFGDISENSEYEDAKHEQAFIEGRILTLEKKLRNAKLIDSDAVDTHAVSVGSKVLLKDLESGDEFEYVIVGSMEADPLDSKISNESPVGKAIIGHTSGSVVEVEVPVGTLKYEIMQISK